The following are encoded in a window of Oreochromis aureus strain Israel breed Guangdong linkage group 10, ZZ_aureus, whole genome shotgun sequence genomic DNA:
- the LOC116335498 gene encoding odorant receptor 131-2-like has translation MSSISQTLTNITVGYQALEERVMISTLTTLPTCVFLFINSIMLFTLRSKPVFRETCRYILLYNLLFADTVQLAQSQIHFLLAVLRIRISYPVCAFLVGFTQLTAVISPLTLVVMPLERYVAVCYPLRHGTIITIRNTGAAIIVIWAISFLNIIIRTLLFLALFEKLDKIEVKYLCSEIGILLGSKSDHFDKAFTCIVFVAAGVAVIFSYIGVIVAARSASTDKALAIKARNTLLLNLFQLILSLSSTIYYPLLVPLSVTVTRIVLVRIQNVFYLFFIILPRCLTSLTYGLRDQTIRPVLIYHLCCRLKCPVVEDKG, from the coding sequence ATGTCAAGTATATCTCAGACTCTCACTAACATCACTGTCGGGTATCAGGCGTTAGAAGAACGAGTCATGATTTCTACTCTGACAACACTTCCGacctgtgtgtttctctttatcAATAGCATCATGTTGTTCACTCTGAGGAGTAAACCTGTGTTTCGTGAGACCTGCCGTTACATTCTTCTTTATAACCTCCTTTTTGCAGACACTGTGCAGCTGGCACAGAGTCAGATTCATTTTCTTCTTGCAGTTCTTAGAATAAGAATTTCATATCCTGTATGTGCCTTTCTTGTGGGCTTCACTCAGCTCACAGCTGTGATCTCTCCTCTCACACTGGTTGTGATGCCTCTTGAGAGATATGTTGCTGTGTGCTACCCACTGAGGCATGGGACCATCATCACCATCAGAAACACAGGGGCAGCTATCATTGTGATTTGGGCCATcagttttttaaacattattattcgcactttgttgtttttagcaCTATTTGAAAAGTTGGATAAAATAGAGGTGAAATATCTTTGTTCTGAGATAGGTATTCTGCTCGGGTCAAAGTCTGATCATTTTGACAAAGCTTTCACTTGTATTGTGTTTGTGGCTGCTGGTGTGGCAGTCATTTTCTCTTACATTGGTGTGATCGTAGCAGCCAGGTCAGCCTCCACAGACAAAGCCTTAGCCATTAAAGCTCGTAACACACTGCTCTTGAATCTCTTCCAGCTGATCCTCAGCCTCTCCTCAACCATTTACTACCCATTGCTTGTACCTCTTTCAGTGACTGTCACAAGGATAGTACTTGTTCGCATTCAGaatgttttttatcttttctttattatcttACCCAGGTGTCTGACTTCTCTCACCTATGGACTAAGAGATCAGACTATCAGACCTGTCCTCATATATCATCTATGCTGTCGGTTGAAGTGCCCAGTGGTAGAAGACAAGGGTTGA
- the LOC116335499 gene encoding odorant receptor 131-2-like — protein MVGICHRVRGLNTIFKMSLSNQTLTNVTANLQYLGVLEIVLFFTLSTMSCCIFLFINGIMLFTLRSKILFCETSRYILLYNLLFADTVQMALSQLLYIIATSRITLTYPVCGFLTMLANLTTVVSPLTLVVMSLERYVAVCYPLRHATIITITNTGVAIIAIWAIGSLNILTRVLLLLEFPFEALDSLQMKDFCSEISMFVGSMSDDYDKAFTCVLFISASVAITCSYIGVIVAARSASTDKASAHKALNTLLLHLVQLGLSLSSTIYNPLLTALARVLTRIVFVRIQVVFYVCIFLLPRCLSSLIYGIRDQSIRPVLIYHLCCRLR, from the exons ATGGTTGGAATCTGTCACAGGGTAAGAG GACTAAATACCATCTTCAAAATGTCACTTTCAAATCAAACACTGACCAATGTTACTGCTAACCTGCAGTATCTAGGGGTTTTGGAAATTGTGCTATTTTTCACTCTGTCTACGATGTCATGTTGTATATTCCTCTTTATCAATGGAATCATGCTATTTACTTTAAGGAGTAAGATATTGTTCTGTGAGACGTCTCGATACATTCTCCTGTATAACCTTCTGTTTGCAGACACAGTACAGATGGCACTGAGTCAATTACTGTATATTATTGCTACTTCTAGAATAACACTAACGTATCCTGTATGTGGTTTTCTCACCATGCTTGCCAATCTTACAACTGTGGTCTCTCCTCTCACGCTGGTGGTGATGTCTCTGGAGAGATATGTCGCTGTGTGCTACCCACTGAGGCATGCCACCATCATCACTATCACCAACACAGGTGTGGCCATCATTGCGATTTGGGCCATTGGTTCACTAAATATTCTCACTCGGGTTCTTCTGCTGTTAGAGTTTCCTTTTGAAGCCCTTGATAGTCTGCAGATGAAAGATTTTTGCTCTGAAATATCAATGTTTGTTGGGTCTATGTCTGATGATTACGACAAAGCTTTCACATGTGTTCTGTTTATTTCCGCAAGTGTGGCAATTACATGCTCTTATATTGGTGTTATAGTAGCAGCCAGGTCGGCCTCCACAGATAAAGCTTCAGCCCATAAGGCTCTTAACACACTGCTGCTACATCTGGTGCAGCTGGGTCTCAGTCTTTCCTCAACCATTTATAACCCACTTCTCACAGCACTAGCAAGAGTTTTAACAAGGATAGTGTTTGTGCGCATCCAGgttgttttttatgtgtgtattttCTTGCTTCCCAGATGTTTGAGTTCTCTGATTTATGGTATCAGAGATCAAAGCATCAGACCTGTCCTCATATATCATCTTTGCTGTCGACTGAGATAA
- the LOC120442387 gene encoding uncharacterized protein LOC120442387, with protein MANPIRLLILLSDNSSERMDLSRVPDTVEELIEQVKESCKVAGGIRLQYKDVDFGGTFVNLNSTSMIKDLTTIKVIPSATETLILEFVESDLDTSSISTHTDDTVILSSSSSEKLRTEPWPKEFSIPQFSFETEGQLEKGNVEYTKDQTRLTPTSKMLSDILERLAEKIFSYKAYPSDADLSDVAEALTRKHPCLRQPDSFNESYGWKLRLKTKMSNYRTQLKSHGLASELLVNTLKSKSREDPVPKPAKNNKKARRGEANYYPQTSSENPESLELERISLLTELKKRNNEKTVREKMARTFEFRRKEVVDKKPDIKNLLERWPGLFQMEEINAEFLRLLQFPC; from the exons ATGGCAAATCCCATACGACTCCTCATTTTGTTGAGTGACAATAGCTCTGAGAGGATGGATCTATCAAGGGTGCCAGACACAGTTGAAGAGCTCATTGAACAAGTTAAAGAGTCATGCAAAGTTGCTGGAGGTATCAGGCTGCAATATAAAGATGTAGACTTTGGTGGAACATTTGTGAACTTGAACTCAACCTCCATGATCAAGGATCTTACCACCATCAAGGTCATACCGTCTGCTACTGAAACATTAATTTTAGAATTTGTAGAAAGTGACCTAGATACAAGCTCCATCTCAACACACACTGATGACACAGTCATACTAAGCAGCAGCTCCTCTGAGAAACTCCGCACAGAGCCCTGGCCAAAGGAGTTCAGCATCCCACAATTCTCTTTTGAAACAGAAGGTCAACTTGAGAAAGGGAATGTGGAATACACAAAGGACcaaaccaggctcacacctacATCGAAAATGTTGTCCGACATTCTGGAAAGACTGGCAGAGAAGATTTTCTCCTACAAGGCGTACCCCAGTGATGCAGACCTGAGTGACGTTGCGGAGGCTCTGACAAGGAAACATCCCTGCTTGAGGCAACCAGACTCCTTCAATGAGAGCTACGGATGGAAACTCAGACTAAAGACTAAGATGAGCAATTACCGCACTCAGCTTAAGTCACATGGACTTGCATCTGAGCTCTTAGTAAATACCCTCAAATCAAAGTCACGAGAAGATCCTGTTCCCAAGCCAGCcaagaacaacaaaaaggcaAGAAGAGGTGAGGCCAATTACTATCCTCAGACCAGCAGTGAGAATCCAGAAAGCCTAGAACTAGAGCGAATATCTCTCCTGACCGAATTAAAGAAGAGAAACAATGAGAAAACTGTACGAGAAAAGATGGCCAGGACCTTCGAATTCAGGAGGAAAGAGGTTGTGGATAAGAAGCCTGACATCAAGAACCTCTTGGAAAGATGGCCAGGTCTATTTCAGATGGAAGAG ATTAATGCAGAGTTTCTGCGGTTACTGCAGTTCCCTTGCTAA